A segment of the Nitrospirota bacterium genome:
CAAAATTCCAGTATCGTTTGATCGGCCTGTGGCCCATCAATCCGCAAAATGGTCCCAAAACCGAGTTTGAGAAGACCGGTCTGCAACAAGTCATCTCACACCCTGAGCGGCCGTATACAGGGATCGTGTCGATCGAGCAAAAGCGCGCCTTCCAGGCGATCTACGCCGACCGCGCCGTCTCCAGAACCTGCGTCACCTGCCACAATGCGCACCCTCAAAGCCCGAGGAAGGATTTCAACCTCGATGATGTCATGGGGGGCGTGGAGATTACGATTCCGCTGGAGTGAAGGGGAGGCGGGGACGGTCTAGCAGTCCTCCGTGCTCGCAGAACGCGCACCAAGAATCGATTCGAATCTGATCAAATAGGGCGGTGCTCGTTCCATGCGCGCAGTGGAGGACAGTTAGACCGCCGCCACCGGGAGAGTGAGCAACCGAACGAGTCGGTCTCAGCGGTTGTGGCTGGGATGATCTCCCTGCTCGCATCCCCCCGATGATACGGTCGTCGCTCGATGCGCGCACGGAGATTATCCCGGCCGTTTCTTGGAAGTCTGGCCCAAGAGTCCTCCGCATAACCCACTTTGATCGCTGACTTGCAGCCGCATTGAATTCTGGCTAGAATCTGGCCAGAATGCGCCATGAGATTATCCTTGCGCCTGACGCGAGCGAGCAATTTCAACGCCTACGAGCCCATA
Coding sequences within it:
- a CDS encoding DUF3365 domain-containing protein, translated to MSLASWVVGLGLLGWCGGSAAAEESIRIPVETVADYIHAVIEADRTFYTLQIVERLQREGVTVSSEHWRVNKTLPLPAQFLKESSELAALTGTKFQYRLIGLWPINPQNGPKTEFEKTGLQQVISHPERPYTGIVSIEQKRAFQAIYADRAVSRTCVTCHNAHPQSPRKDFNLDDVMGGVEITIPLE